In the Colletotrichum lupini chromosome 1, complete sequence genome, one interval contains:
- a CDS encoding acyltransferase, with protein MSGDLESSLLKSQPSSPSSSSQASFSSSSDDLEYARLCQDDKVESFRIETLEVEDDISLDDTFVATRPLPPWLRYPKNLALALIPSFLHPVDPDATPKPLHPSAWLAFFVVCHHWSLCTLTGEVRRGFMSDDTPLFLQIPILRLALSGLSNVCVFFVISGYALSYKPMKLIRQKKSAEFAIASASSAFRRYIRLFLPTMITSLAVAGLAYFKLFELEPISGPSVTMFRPPALDNVWDQVVGWWGHFSILSDPMAKNLDRGRGFPYQPQLWTIPVEFDGSLIVFLAHVAFYRVRPSVRILFLVCLLIYTIHSGYWQFFLFLSGLLLAALRFYGDDENADYESNGYVWETLPHLSSPSYWRREGLRGFNAPISLIKSSKTYGISKKTLQLASFIGALWLLSFPEGSGSVAQTPGFRNLSWLTPAKYGEGDGFWIPIAAVWLVSTIDQSPFIQQLFTGRVIQYLGRISFAIYLVHNCLIWLWGYHCVRFFSAITGTLLEANLSTDWGLVVFLSTCLYLPGVVCVADFVQRHVDVNAVKFAAWFEGRLIEKTK; from the exons ATGTCCGGAGACCTGGAGTCCAGCTTGCTGAAGTCTCAGCCTTCCTCTCCTTCATCCTCCTCGCAAGCatctttctcttcttcttcagatGACTTGGAGTACGCTCGTCTTTGCCAGGACGACAAGGTTGAGAGCTTCCGTATTGAGACTCTCGAAGTAGAAGATGATATCTCTCTCGACGACACCTTCGTTGCAACTCGCCCCTTGCCGCCTTGGCTGAGATATCCCAAGAACCTTGCTTTGGCCTTGATCCCGAGTTTCCTGCACCCAGTGGATCCTGATGCGACACCAAAGCCCCTCCATCCATCAGCTTGGCTCG CGTTCTTCGTCGTCTGCCACCACTGGTCCCTCTGCACGTTGACCGGCGAGGTCCGCCGCGGCTTCATGAGCGATGATACACCTCTCTTTCTCCAGATCCCAATCCTTCGCTTGGCTCTTTCAGGACTGTCGAACGTCTGCGTCTTCTTCGTCATATCCGGTTATGCCCTAAGCTACAAGCCTATGAAGCTCATTAGGCAGAAGAAGTCGGCCGAGTTCGCAATCGCCAGCGCTTCCTCAGCTTTTCGTCGGTATATCCGCCTCTTCCTTCCGACAATGATCACGTCACTTGCCGTCGCTGGCCTAGCTTACTTCAAACTATTTGAGCTTGAGCCTATTTCCGGTCCATCTGTCACAATGTTCAGGCCACCAGCACTAGACAATGTATGGGACCAAGTAGTTGGATGGTGGGGGCACTTCTCGATTTTGTCCGACCCAATGGCCAAGAACCTTGACAGAGGAAGAGGGTTTCCATATCAGCCGCAACTTTGGACCATCCCCGTGGAGTTTGACGGTTCACTCATTGTCTTCTTGGCACATGTCGCCTTTTACCGAGTTCGCCCTAGCGTTCGAATTCTTTTCCTTGTGTGCCTCCTCATCTACACCATTCACTCCGGCTACTGGCAGTTCTTTCTTTTCTTGTCCGGCCTGCTCCTCGCTGCCCTCAGATTTTACGGCGACGATGAGAATGCCGACTACGAGAGCAACGGCTACGTCTGGGAAACTCTACCACACCTATCGAGCCCTTCGTACTGGCGACGTGAGGGGCTGAGGGGATTCAATGCCCCAATTTCGTTGATCAAATCCTCCAAAACCTACGGGATCTCCAAGAAGACTCTTCAATTAGCCTCTTTCATCGGCGCCCTATGGCTGTTGTCGTTCCCCGAGGGGAGCGGAAGTGTTGCGCAGACCCCAGGATTTAGAAACCTTTCCTGGCTGACCCCTGCAAAGTACGGCGAAGGCGACGGCTTCTGGATCCCCATCGCCGCTGTCTGGCTGGTTTCCACCATTGATCAGTCACCTTTCATTCAGCAGCTTTTCACGGGTCGGGTCATTCAATACCTCGGCCGGATATCGTTCGCCATCTACCTCGTTCACAACTGCCTGATTTGGCTCTGGGGCTATCACTGCGTTCGGTTCTTTAGTGCCATTACTGGCACTCTTCTTGAAGCCAACCTTAGCACTGACTGGGGACTTGTCGTCTTTCTTTCAACATGTCTTTACTTACCAGGTGTCGTCTGCGTAGCGGATTTCGTGCAGAGACATGTGGATGTCAACGCTGTCAAGTTCGCGGCTTGGTTCGAGGGAAGGTTGATTGAAAAGACGAAGTAG